From the Maioricimonas rarisocia genome, one window contains:
- the phoU gene encoding phosphate signaling complex protein PhoU produces the protein MSVHLQHDLDDLHKSLLSMCASAEEMIHRAVAQLSVPNVDEARSLMKQDIEIDSLDVRIEDSCLKILALHQPVAIDLRRITTVMKIAGELERVADLAVNISERACGLLDGPEVTVPDRLKDMAELAVNMLHRSIDAYVDLNSQLARDVCAEDDAVDDANRDLIDELLREMSRSPERVEALLHLFSAVRQVERVADHATNIAEDVVYLVEGRIIRHARKLEQHSEESS, from the coding sequence ATGTCAGTTCACCTGCAGCACGATCTCGACGACCTGCACAAGAGCCTGCTCTCGATGTGCGCCAGCGCCGAGGAAATGATCCACCGCGCCGTTGCCCAGCTGTCCGTCCCCAACGTCGATGAGGCCCGTTCGCTGATGAAACAGGACATCGAGATCGACAGTCTCGACGTCCGCATCGAAGACAGCTGCCTGAAGATCCTGGCGCTGCACCAGCCGGTCGCCATCGACCTTCGCCGCATCACCACGGTGATGAAGATTGCCGGCGAACTCGAACGGGTCGCCGATCTGGCCGTGAATATTTCGGAACGGGCCTGCGGACTGCTCGACGGACCGGAAGTCACTGTCCCGGACCGTCTCAAGGACATGGCCGAACTGGCCGTCAACATGCTGCACCGCAGCATCGATGCCTACGTGGACCTCAACAGCCAGTTGGCCCGGGACGTGTGCGCCGAAGACGATGCCGTCGACGACGCCAACCGCGATCTCATCGACGAACTCCTCCGTGAGATGTCGCGCAGTCCCGAACGTGTGGAAGCACTCCTGCATCTGTTTTCGGCCGTGCGCCAGGTCGAGCGCGTCGCAGACCACGCCACGAATATCGCCGAGGATGTCGTATACCTCGTCGAGGGCCGGATTATCCGGCACGCCCGGAAACTCGAACAGCATTCCGAAGAGTCATCATGA
- the pstB gene encoding phosphate ABC transporter ATP-binding protein PstB yields the protein MSSMLNAFSDLVKTREGQADTASEARDQRTTKIETSGLDFYYGDQQALFDISMTIPERAVTALIGPSGCGKSTFLRTLNRMNDIIEGTRLTGQVLLEGIDIYAPAIDVVALRKKVGMVFQKSTPFPKSIFDNIAYGPRIAGTSDRRKLTEIVEDSLKRAALWDEVKDRMTESAMALSGGQQQRLCIARALATNPDVLLMDEPASALDPASTARVEDLIFELKENYTIVIVTHNMQQAARVSDTTAFFFQGRLIEVGDTRQLFTNPKQKQTEDYITGRFG from the coding sequence ATGTCTTCGATGTTGAATGCATTCTCGGATCTCGTCAAAACCCGCGAGGGGCAGGCGGACACTGCGTCCGAAGCCCGCGATCAGCGGACGACGAAGATCGAAACGAGTGGACTGGACTTCTACTACGGCGATCAGCAGGCGCTGTTCGACATCTCGATGACCATCCCCGAACGGGCGGTCACGGCACTGATCGGTCCGTCCGGATGCGGCAAGAGTACGTTCCTCCGCACGCTCAACCGGATGAACGACATCATCGAAGGAACCCGGCTGACCGGACAGGTGCTCCTGGAAGGAATCGACATCTACGCCCCCGCGATCGATGTCGTGGCACTGCGGAAGAAGGTCGGCATGGTCTTCCAGAAGTCGACGCCGTTCCCCAAGAGCATCTTCGACAACATCGCTTACGGCCCCCGCATCGCCGGCACGAGCGATCGCCGCAAGCTGACCGAGATCGTCGAAGACTCCCTCAAACGGGCCGCCTTGTGGGATGAAGTCAAGGACCGCATGACCGAGTCGGCCATGGCACTCTCGGGGGGACAGCAGCAGCGACTCTGCATCGCCCGGGCCCTGGCCACCAACCCGGACGTGCTCCTGATGGACGAGCCGGCCTCGGCACTCGATCCCGCCTCGACCGCACGGGTCGAAGACCTGATCTTCGAACTCAAAGAGAACTACACGATTGTTATCGTCACGCACAACATGCAGCAGGCGGCGCGCGTGAGCGACACCACGGCGTTCTTCTTCCAGGGACGGCTGATTGAAGTCGGGGATACCCGGCAACTCTTCACCAATCCCAAGCAGAAGCAGACAGAAGATTACATCACCGGGCGATTCGGCTGA
- the pstA gene encoding phosphate ABC transporter permease PstA, giving the protein MSTPTLPAAPSPGSTAHELTHGRRENRLFEGLCAVSTWSSVAVLAILLTSVTYQAWGWLDWQFLTSFDSRKPERAGIFAGLLGSCWMIVITILFSVPIGVGAAVYLEEYATDNLLTRIIRTNLANLAGVPSIVYGILGLTVFVRMFGLFGEQGVFQIEGIPLWGDAVIPLPFGRTVIAGALSLSLLILPVIIVAAQEALRAVPPSLRHASLALGATRWQTIRHQVLPSALPGILTGVILAISRAFGETAPLVMIGAMTFVRFAPGKITSLEVVFDDPSSLVRAPFDTFTVIPIQIFNWVRQAKSDFQHVAAAGIVVLLVVLLVLNGLAIYVRHRSQKNLRW; this is encoded by the coding sequence GTGAGCACACCCACTTTGCCTGCCGCCCCTTCTCCAGGTTCAACGGCTCACGAGCTGACTCACGGCCGCCGCGAGAACCGGTTGTTCGAGGGACTGTGCGCCGTCTCCACCTGGTCGAGCGTCGCCGTCCTGGCCATTCTGCTGACATCGGTGACCTATCAGGCCTGGGGCTGGCTCGACTGGCAGTTTCTGACCAGCTTCGACTCCCGCAAACCGGAACGGGCCGGCATCTTCGCCGGTCTGCTCGGCAGTTGCTGGATGATTGTGATCACCATCCTGTTCTCGGTGCCGATCGGCGTGGGAGCGGCGGTGTACCTCGAAGAATATGCCACCGACAATCTGCTCACTCGGATCATCCGCACGAACCTGGCCAACCTCGCTGGTGTGCCTTCGATCGTCTACGGCATTCTGGGGCTGACCGTTTTCGTCCGCATGTTCGGCCTGTTCGGTGAGCAGGGCGTCTTCCAGATCGAGGGCATCCCCCTGTGGGGAGACGCGGTGATCCCGCTGCCGTTCGGTCGCACCGTGATTGCCGGCGCCCTCTCTTTGAGTCTGCTGATCCTGCCCGTCATCATCGTCGCCGCCCAGGAGGCCCTGCGGGCGGTTCCACCATCGCTCAGACACGCCTCGCTGGCGCTCGGAGCCACACGGTGGCAGACGATTCGCCATCAGGTTCTCCCCTCGGCCCTGCCGGGAATTCTGACCGGAGTGATCCTGGCGATCTCCCGGGCGTTCGGCGAAACGGCCCCACTGGTGATGATCGGGGCCATGACATTCGTCCGTTTTGCCCCGGGCAAGATCACCAGCCTCGAGGTCGTGTTTGACGATCCCTCTTCACTGGTGCGGGCGCCGTTCGATACCTTTACGGTGATTCCGATTCAGATCTTCAACTGGGTGCGACAGGCGAAAAGCGATTTTCAGCATGTGGCGGCCGCCGGTATCGTCGTGCTGCTGGTCGTGTTGCTGGTCCTGAACGGACTCGCAATCTATGTGCGTCATCGTTCCCAGAAGAATCTCCGCTGGTGA
- the pstC gene encoding phosphate ABC transporter permease subunit PstC, with translation MTDSKPSSPLPSTSLNRSFTLSRAKEQAIEVSLLLCALVSIATTAGIVFVLVAESVFSIPPEQAFFQEVSVWEFFTGTQWTPQFADKHFGVLPLVCGTFLIAGIAALVGLPIGILSAVYLSEYATPRVRSIVKPILEILAGIPTVVYGFFALYLITPTLIKPLFSALGFDVDGYNALSAGIVVGIMIIPMVSSLSEDALRAVPRSLREAGYALGSTKFDVSAKVVLPAAFSGIVASFLLAIARAVGETMAVTIAAGQSPTMTLNPLRSVQTMTSYIVNVSLGDTPAGTIEYKSLYAVALCLFSITLVMNILSQFVMRRYREVYQ, from the coding sequence GTGACTGATTCCAAGCCCTCATCCCCGCTTCCGTCCACGAGCCTCAACCGTTCGTTCACGCTCAGCCGCGCGAAGGAACAGGCGATTGAGGTGTCGCTGCTGCTGTGTGCACTGGTCTCAATTGCGACCACAGCCGGCATCGTTTTCGTGCTCGTGGCCGAATCGGTCTTTTCCATTCCCCCCGAGCAGGCTTTCTTTCAGGAAGTCTCGGTCTGGGAGTTCTTTACCGGCACGCAATGGACGCCGCAGTTCGCCGACAAACACTTCGGCGTCCTGCCACTGGTCTGCGGAACCTTCCTGATCGCGGGCATCGCCGCGCTGGTCGGGCTGCCGATCGGAATCCTCAGCGCCGTCTACCTCAGCGAATACGCCACACCCCGTGTCCGCTCGATCGTCAAGCCGATCCTCGAGATCCTCGCCGGCATTCCGACCGTGGTGTACGGCTTCTTCGCGCTGTACCTGATCACGCCGACGCTGATCAAACCGCTGTTTTCGGCACTCGGATTCGACGTCGACGGCTACAACGCCCTGAGTGCCGGGATCGTGGTCGGCATCATGATCATCCCGATGGTCAGCTCACTCAGTGAAGACGCGCTGCGGGCCGTTCCGCGCAGTCTTCGCGAAGCGGGCTACGCACTCGGTTCGACGAAGTTCGACGTGTCGGCCAAGGTCGTGCTGCCGGCCGCCTTCTCCGGCATCGTGGCTTCCTTCCTGCTGGCGATCGCCCGGGCCGTGGGAGAAACGATGGCCGTGACGATCGCTGCCGGTCAGAGCCCGACAATGACGCTCAACCCGCTTCGCAGCGTCCAGACGATGACCAGCTACATCGTAAACGTCTCGCTCGGTGATACGCCGGCGGGCACGATCGAATACAAAAGTCTCTATGCTGTTGCCCTCTGCCTGTTCTCGATCACCCTGGTGATGAACATACTCTCGCAGTTCGTGATGCGGCGTTACCGGGAGGTGTATCAGTGA
- a CDS encoding PstS family phosphate ABC transporter substrate-binding protein — MSRTQSPLWLSVALVAGLLIGCGGGEGGTSNGEGEGAQTASGYMPEGAVAPTPETIEAGEYAPLSRPLFLYVRKEALKKPETVAFLRYYLSEEGQDLVSETGYVRLSSAQLAETTKILEDAIAEAGTPEPGDTITGEVVIDGSSTVSPISSAVSEEFSIKHPDVRVPVGTSGTGGGFKKFLAGETDINDASRPIKESEIEQAQANDIGYIELKIAIDGLTVVVNKDNHWLDGLTVADLRKIWEPNSTVEKWSDVNPEFPDEPIKLFGPDTDSGTFDYFTEVICGEGGASRSDYQQNTDDNFLVTGVSNDENALGYFGFAYYVENQDKVKALAIAP, encoded by the coding sequence ATGTCTCGGACACAAAGCCCGCTCTGGCTCTCGGTCGCCCTTGTGGCCGGCCTGTTGATCGGTTGTGGCGGTGGAGAAGGGGGGACGTCGAACGGAGAGGGCGAGGGCGCCCAGACGGCGAGTGGCTACATGCCGGAAGGTGCGGTCGCGCCGACTCCAGAGACCATTGAAGCCGGGGAGTACGCGCCCCTGTCCCGTCCACTGTTCCTGTACGTCCGCAAGGAAGCCCTGAAGAAGCCGGAAACCGTCGCCTTTCTCCGGTATTATCTTTCGGAAGAAGGACAGGATCTGGTCAGCGAAACCGGCTATGTTCGCCTGAGCAGTGCCCAGCTCGCAGAAACCACGAAGATCCTCGAAGATGCCATCGCGGAAGCGGGAACCCCCGAACCGGGTGACACCATCACCGGCGAAGTCGTGATCGACGGTTCCAGCACCGTCTCCCCGATCAGTTCGGCGGTCTCCGAAGAATTCTCGATCAAGCACCCCGATGTTCGCGTTCCGGTCGGTACTTCCGGAACTGGTGGCGGATTCAAGAAGTTCCTCGCTGGCGAAACCGACATCAACGACGCTTCGCGTCCGATCAAGGAGTCGGAAATCGAGCAGGCCCAGGCCAACGACATCGGCTACATCGAGCTGAAGATCGCCATCGACGGGCTGACGGTTGTGGTCAACAAGGACAACCACTGGCTCGACGGGCTGACCGTCGCCGACCTCCGGAAGATCTGGGAACCGAACAGCACCGTCGAAAAGTGGAGCGACGTCAATCCCGAGTTCCCCGACGAGCCGATCAAGCTCTTCGGTCCGGACACCGATTCGGGAACCTTCGACTACTTCACCGAAGTGATCTGCGGCGAAGGTGGTGCCAGCCGCAGCGACTATCAGCAGAATACCGACGATAACTTCCTGGTCACCGGTGTCTCGAACGACGAGAACGCCCTCGGCTACTTCGGCTTCGCCTACTATGTCGAGAACCAGGACAAGGTGAAGGCCCTCGCGATCGCACCGTAG
- a CDS encoding ATP-binding protein, whose protein sequence is MHPAQLLQSRLFWRIVAGTVCISLVTVVAISLAGSTAFGLLVGLACGTVAGMVVAYLLSRRLARAADELAISIRDLGQQPLELPDVDSLGDEFVRIVDELQSTDERLRDRFAEMERHRTRLEQNTTLLQTVFGAMIEGVIVVDTDQQILFANDTATNMLEIRAHDRTERRIWEVARSRPIHEALNRVIDTGSLQRIEFELPRQRRTISLTAIALPEEPIPGVVIVLHDVTELRRLERTRQDFVSNVSHELKTPLTSIQAYADTLLEGAIDDAGHNRQFVERIVEQTERLRTLILDLLSLAKIESQQEVFEIQPVRIAAVVANCIDAHRAIAESKDVALICPDTVEDSVLMADPDGLRTILDNLVNNALNYTPAGGSVFLEFARDENWGEIRVRDTGVGIPRDQLPRIFERFYRVDKARSRAVGGTGLGLAIVKHLTQEFGGNVDVTSELGVGTTFRVRLPLAAEHVTTGD, encoded by the coding sequence ATGCATCCCGCGCAACTACTGCAGTCGCGACTGTTCTGGCGGATCGTGGCCGGCACCGTCTGTATCTCGCTGGTCACCGTCGTCGCGATCTCGCTCGCCGGCTCGACGGCGTTCGGTCTGCTCGTCGGCCTGGCATGCGGCACGGTGGCGGGCATGGTCGTCGCCTATCTATTGAGCCGGCGGCTCGCGCGGGCGGCGGACGAACTGGCCATCAGCATACGCGACCTGGGACAGCAGCCGCTCGAACTCCCCGATGTCGACTCGCTGGGCGACGAATTCGTCCGCATTGTCGACGAACTGCAATCGACCGACGAACGCCTGCGGGATCGCTTCGCGGAAATGGAGCGGCACCGCACGCGACTCGAACAGAACACGACGCTTCTGCAGACGGTCTTTGGCGCGATGATCGAAGGGGTCATCGTGGTCGACACCGACCAGCAGATCCTGTTCGCGAACGACACCGCCACGAACATGCTCGAGATCCGGGCGCATGATCGCACCGAGCGGCGAATCTGGGAGGTCGCCCGTTCGCGGCCAATTCACGAAGCGCTCAATCGGGTCATCGATACCGGCTCCCTGCAGCGCATCGAGTTCGAGTTGCCGCGCCAGAGACGTACCATTTCGCTGACGGCCATCGCCCTTCCCGAAGAGCCGATTCCCGGAGTCGTGATTGTGCTCCACGACGTGACGGAACTGCGCCGGCTCGAACGGACGCGGCAGGATTTCGTCTCGAACGTCTCGCACGAACTGAAGACGCCACTGACGTCCATCCAGGCGTACGCCGACACACTGCTCGAAGGCGCAATCGACGATGCCGGGCACAACCGTCAGTTTGTCGAACGGATCGTCGAGCAGACCGAACGGCTGCGGACGCTCATTCTTGACCTGCTCAGCCTCGCGAAGATCGAATCGCAGCAGGAAGTCTTCGAAATCCAGCCTGTGCGGATTGCGGCCGTCGTCGCCAATTGCATCGACGCCCACCGCGCCATCGCGGAGTCGAAAGACGTTGCCCTGATCTGTCCCGATACCGTCGAAGACAGCGTCTTGATGGCCGACCCCGATGGACTGCGCACGATTCTTGATAATCTCGTCAACAACGCTCTCAACTACACACCGGCCGGCGGAAGCGTATTCCTGGAGTTTGCCCGGGACGAGAACTGGGGGGAAATCCGCGTGCGGGATACCGGAGTCGGAATCCCCCGCGACCAGCTCCCCCGCATCTTCGAACGCTTCTACCGCGTCGACAAAGCCCGCTCGCGTGCCGTCGGAGGAACCGGACTGGGACTCGCCATCGTCAAGCACCTGACTCAGGAATTCGGTGGCAACGTGGATGTCACCAGTGAACTGGGGGTCGGCACGACATTTCGTGTCCGACTTCCCCTCGCCGCCGAGCACGTGACGACCGGCGATTGA
- the coaD gene encoding pantetheine-phosphate adenylyltransferase — translation MPPLDPHHAVYAGSFDPVTLGHVDIVRRGANVFDRLTVGIGINPDKRPLFSPDERQSLMERVFDGLDNVEVRCFEGLTVDFVRERRAGVMLRGVRTLTDIEAEFTMALANRALSTEVETVFLMAGEGFSHISSTLIKQIAQMGGELTRQKLSEFVPRPVIEPLIAKLRHDGSGGASTG, via the coding sequence ATGCCACCGCTCGATCCCCATCATGCCGTCTACGCCGGCAGCTTTGATCCGGTCACACTCGGACACGTCGACATCGTCCGTCGCGGCGCCAACGTATTCGACCGGCTCACCGTGGGCATCGGCATCAATCCTGACAAACGGCCCCTGTTCTCGCCCGACGAACGCCAGTCGCTGATGGAACGTGTGTTTGACGGTCTCGACAACGTCGAGGTTCGCTGTTTCGAAGGCCTCACCGTCGATTTCGTGCGCGAACGACGTGCCGGTGTCATGCTGCGTGGCGTCCGGACGCTCACCGACATCGAAGCCGAATTCACCATGGCCCTGGCCAACCGGGCCCTGTCCACCGAGGTCGAAACGGTTTTCCTCATGGCAGGCGAAGGCTTCTCGCATATCTCCAGCACGCTCATCAAACAGATCGCCCAGATGGGGGGGGAACTGACGCGGCAAAAGCTCTCGGAATTCGTGCCCCGGCCGGTCATCGAACCTCTGATCGCGAAACTTCGCCACGACGGATCGGGCGGTGCCTCCACAGGCTGA
- a CDS encoding DUF1552 domain-containing protein, whose amino-acid sequence MLNRRQMLQGMAAGAGATLGLSLLPERLLASSVSRGNPKRVIFFMQNQGFDPATCIPEGMKRSGSLAKVKLPEPIRALEPYKERLHIINGLHGLHTSPSHSAFFGALGGYRGGDGVPPSASTIDYELSNVLPQTLLPHLCIGMDSIENMTTKPTLATLSASGAGQPIFMHSNPNHLYQMLYGGISSGDIRRQHEARSNVLNQIEMLAAEKGQGLPPAEQQRYGQYVQGFEEVNGLRDRLDTVADHLRQFAPEVDSRYTRPEFETDWHDVLLDLGISALTSGITNTLTIGSGRGEIFGAWKGLGIEQQGHNLGHMEQPGNPIWIKIRQYNSRMLVRIMETLESVPEGSGTMMDHTLIVYTSNNADRQHTNGANWPVMLLGNFDGAFKTGCFTQLDGKRPINSLYTTLLRAAGQNCDRFNMDEKLAMKFDAGNGPIGELLV is encoded by the coding sequence ATGCTTAACCGCCGACAGATGCTTCAAGGAATGGCCGCCGGTGCCGGTGCCACACTGGGGCTCTCGCTGCTTCCCGAACGTCTTCTGGCGTCCTCCGTCAGCCGGGGGAATCCGAAACGCGTCATCTTCTTCATGCAGAATCAGGGATTTGATCCGGCGACCTGCATTCCGGAAGGAATGAAGCGAAGCGGCTCGCTGGCGAAAGTGAAGCTGCCTGAGCCCATCCGGGCCCTCGAGCCGTACAAGGAACGTCTGCACATCATCAACGGTCTGCACGGCCTGCACACGAGCCCATCGCACAGTGCGTTCTTCGGTGCCCTCGGCGGCTATCGCGGTGGCGACGGCGTGCCCCCCAGTGCGTCGACGATCGACTACGAACTGAGCAACGTGCTGCCTCAGACGCTGCTGCCGCATCTGTGCATCGGCATGGACTCGATCGAGAACATGACGACCAAGCCGACGCTCGCGACGCTGTCGGCGAGCGGTGCCGGCCAGCCGATCTTCATGCATTCGAATCCGAACCATCTCTATCAGATGCTGTACGGCGGGATCTCGTCCGGTGACATCCGGCGTCAGCACGAAGCGCGATCGAACGTGCTCAACCAGATCGAGATGCTGGCTGCCGAGAAGGGGCAGGGACTCCCACCGGCGGAACAGCAGCGGTACGGCCAGTACGTCCAGGGATTCGAGGAGGTCAATGGTCTGCGTGACCGGCTCGACACCGTGGCGGATCACCTCCGCCAGTTCGCGCCCGAAGTGGATTCCCGCTACACCCGGCCCGAGTTCGAAACCGACTGGCACGACGTTCTGCTGGACCTGGGCATCTCGGCCCTTACGTCGGGGATCACCAACACGCTGACCATCGGATCGGGGCGCGGCGAGATCTTCGGTGCCTGGAAGGGGCTCGGCATCGAACAGCAGGGACACAACCTCGGTCACATGGAGCAGCCGGGCAATCCCATCTGGATCAAGATCCGGCAGTACAACAGTCGCATGCTGGTCCGCATCATGGAAACGCTGGAAAGCGTGCCCGAAGGAAGCGGCACCATGATGGATCACACGCTGATCGTCTACACCAGCAACAACGCCGACAGGCAGCACACCAACGGCGCGAACTGGCCGGTGATGCTGCTGGGCAACTTCGACGGCGCGTTCAAGACCGGCTGCTTCACGCAACTGGACGGAAAGCGGCCGATCAACTCGCTGTACACGACGCTCCTTCGCGCTGCCGGACAGAACTGCGATCGCTTCAACATGGACGAAAAGCTCGCCATGAAGTTCGACGCCGGGAATGGTCCGATCGGGGAACTGCTGGTATGA
- a CDS encoding DUF1588 domain-containing protein: MTTLRSAAAFLLTCCLSVVYGESYVPGQPVDRDFDSFARAFLVGHCVDCHGGTEPEAGLSLDDLGPVDQVNAATWKSVWAQVALQEMPPEDMEQPGVVERLKFSDWIVSELTRVMRDKGGFRAHLDPNKGNFVDHDLLFGPLPDGIELVPTSSLPRIWRVTPQEHITRLNELINREPTFDPDRPGLRTHGDVVPTNHGGELKLYFGTDRIIQWQGGTVAYATAVKSVPAVLSSARHHGLENYPDFYSVNSAEATQIMGMAEDIIRYMADGPLSIAQPYQITDDPKSIADKMKGDIRGLPTSIVYSTKVVRPLTPVYDLMEEEGVTDERIRAAVDYLFEALTYRPPSDEESDRYLTIVKQSIETLGKEDGAVLGLSSIFLDPDALFRPELAEDGEPDEHGRVMLQDWELGLAVNHALRYIKPDEELRQAIIDGRMRTRADVRREVERMLADDSIRKPRILQFFRDYFDYDLGGYICKDNRALAETGVSTRGTSHYRAMFDATASTDRLIELILEDDQDVLRQLLMTDKVVATKSDSVYFGRRRTKEEVAASVAAEKRRKAEELAAWKKANPGKEPPKPNRRDARRNTVNHQVEEVHLNGPKVFARVSRRSFGNGSMKPERTLATAPEGQRLGILTHPSWLVSHSDAMDNHAILRGRWIRERLLGGGIPDVPITVDAMLPDEPKNTLRERMRVTRETYCWTCHKKMDPLGLPFEMFNHAGLFRTTELDQPVDTSGEIIDSGDPELDGEVTDAIDMIEKLAASERVEQVFVRHAFRFWMGRNETLHDAPVLQEAHRAYQESGGSMNALITSLLTSDAFLYRRRSPSLVE; this comes from the coding sequence ATGACGACGCTCAGGTCTGCTGCGGCGTTTCTGCTGACGTGCTGCTTGTCCGTGGTTTACGGGGAGAGCTACGTCCCCGGCCAGCCGGTCGACAGGGACTTCGACAGCTTTGCCCGGGCGTTCCTGGTCGGTCACTGCGTCGACTGTCACGGTGGGACGGAGCCCGAGGCGGGGCTCTCGCTCGACGATCTGGGGCCGGTTGATCAAGTCAACGCCGCCACCTGGAAAAGCGTGTGGGCGCAGGTCGCACTTCAGGAAATGCCGCCCGAGGATATGGAGCAGCCCGGCGTCGTCGAGCGGCTGAAGTTTTCTGACTGGATCGTCAGCGAACTGACACGCGTTATGCGCGACAAGGGGGGATTTCGTGCCCACCTCGATCCGAACAAAGGCAACTTCGTCGATCACGACCTGCTGTTCGGACCGCTCCCTGATGGCATCGAGCTCGTGCCGACGTCGTCGCTGCCGCGGATCTGGCGCGTCACTCCTCAGGAACACATCACGCGGCTGAACGAACTGATCAATCGGGAGCCGACCTTCGATCCTGACAGGCCGGGCCTGCGCACCCATGGCGACGTGGTGCCCACCAACCACGGTGGGGAGCTGAAGCTCTATTTCGGCACCGATCGGATCATCCAGTGGCAGGGAGGCACGGTTGCCTACGCCACAGCGGTCAAGAGTGTGCCCGCGGTGCTGTCGTCTGCGCGTCATCACGGGTTGGAGAATTATCCCGACTTCTACTCGGTCAACAGTGCCGAAGCGACACAGATCATGGGCATGGCCGAGGACATCATCCGCTACATGGCTGATGGTCCGCTGAGCATCGCCCAGCCGTATCAGATCACCGACGATCCCAAATCGATCGCCGACAAGATGAAGGGGGACATCCGCGGGCTGCCGACCAGCATTGTGTACAGCACGAAAGTCGTGCGTCCGCTCACGCCGGTCTACGACCTCATGGAGGAAGAAGGCGTCACCGACGAACGCATTCGGGCTGCGGTCGACTACCTGTTCGAGGCGCTGACGTACCGGCCGCCGAGTGACGAAGAATCCGACCGCTACCTGACGATCGTCAAACAGTCGATCGAGACCCTCGGCAAGGAAGATGGCGCTGTGCTCGGCCTGTCGTCGATCTTTCTCGATCCCGATGCGCTCTTCCGGCCGGAATTGGCCGAGGACGGCGAGCCGGATGAGCACGGTCGCGTCATGCTGCAGGACTGGGAACTGGGCCTGGCGGTCAACCATGCACTGCGCTACATCAAACCGGATGAGGAATTGCGGCAGGCGATCATCGACGGCCGTATGCGCACCAGGGCCGACGTCCGCCGCGAAGTCGAACGGATGCTGGCCGACGACAGCATTCGCAAGCCGCGGATTCTGCAGTTCTTCCGCGATTACTTCGATTACGACCTGGGCGGCTACATCTGCAAGGACAATCGGGCTCTGGCAGAAACCGGCGTGAGTACGCGGGGGACATCGCATTACCGGGCGATGTTCGACGCCACGGCCAGCACCGATCGTCTGATCGAACTGATCCTGGAGGATGACCAGGATGTGCTGCGGCAACTGCTGATGACTGACAAGGTTGTGGCTACGAAATCGGACAGCGTGTATTTCGGCAGGCGTCGAACGAAGGAAGAGGTCGCAGCCTCCGTGGCCGCGGAGAAGCGGCGGAAGGCCGAAGAACTGGCAGCCTGGAAGAAGGCCAATCCGGGCAAGGAGCCGCCGAAGCCGAACAGAAGAGATGCGAGGCGAAACACCGTCAACCACCAGGTTGAGGAAGTCCACCTGAATGGACCGAAGGTCTTTGCCCGCGTGAGCCGGCGCAGCTTCGGCAACGGTTCCATGAAGCCGGAGCGTACTCTCGCCACGGCGCCCGAAGGCCAGCGGCTGGGGATCCTGACCCATCCGAGCTGGCTCGTCTCACACTCCGATGCGATGGACAACCACGCGATCCTTCGCGGTCGCTGGATTCGTGAACGGCTGCTGGGCGGCGGCATTCCCGATGTGCCGATCACTGTGGACGCGATGCTGCCGGATGAACCGAAGAACACTCTTCGTGAGCGCATGCGGGTCACCCGGGAAACGTACTGCTGGACGTGTCACAAGAAGATGGATCCGCTCGGGCTGCCGTTCGAGATGTTCAACCATGCGGGGCTGTTCCGGACGACCGAGCTCGATCAGCCGGTCGACACGTCGGGTGAGATCATCGATTCCGGCGATCCCGAGCTCGACGGCGAAGTGACGGACGCGATCGATATGATTGAGAAGCTCGCGGCGAGCGAACGTGTCGAGCAGGTGTTCGTCCGTCACGCATTCCGATTCTGGATGGGCCGCAACGAAACCCTTCACGACGCTCCGGTACTTCAGGAGGCTCATCGAGCCTATCAGGAGAGTGGCGGTAGCATGAACGCATTGATCACGTCGCTGCTTACGTCCGATGCGTTTCTGTACCGCAGGAGAAGCCCGAGCCTCGTCGAGTAA